One segment of Vulpes vulpes isolate BD-2025 unplaced genomic scaffold, VulVul3 u000000652, whole genome shotgun sequence DNA contains the following:
- the NSA2 gene encoding ribosome biogenesis protein NSA2 homolog has product MPQNEYIELHRKRYGYRLDYHEKKRKKEGREAHERSKKAKKMIGLKAKLYHKQRHAEKIQMKKTIKMHEKRNTKQKNDEKTPQGAVPAYLLDREGQSRAKVLSNMIKQKRKEKAGKWEVPLPKVRAQGETEVLKVIRTGKRKKKAWKRMVTKVCFVGDGFTRKPPKYERFIRPMGLRFKKAHVTHPELKATFCLPILGVKKNPSSPLYTTLGVITKGTVIEVNVSELGLVTQGGKVIWGKYAQVTNNPENDGCINAVLLV; this is encoded by the exons ATG CcacaaaatgaatatattgaGTTACACCGGAAGCGCTATGGCTATCGTTTGGATTaccatgagaaaaagagaaagaaagaaggtcgAGAGGCTCATGAACgttcaaaaaaagcaaaaaagatgaTTGGTCTGAAAGCTAAGCTCTACCATAAACAGCGCCATGctgagaaaatacaaatgaaaaagac TATCAAGATGCATGAAAAGAGAAACACCAAAcaaaagaatgatgaaaagaCTCCACAGGGAGCAGTACCTGCATATCTactggacagggaggggcagtCCCGAGCTAAAGTACTTTCCAATATGATTAAACAAAAGCGAAAAGAGAAAGCG GGAAAGTGGGAAGTTCCTTTACCCAAAGTTCGTGCTCAGGGAGAAACAGAAGTATTAAAAGTCATTcgaacaggaaagagaaaaaagaaagcatggaagAGGATGGTCACTAAAGTCTGCTTTGTTGGAGATGGCTTTACTAGAAAACCACCTAAATACGAAAGATTCATTAGGCCAATG GGCTTACGTTTCAAAAAGGCCCATGTAACACATCCTGAATTGAAAGCCACCTTTTGCCTGCCAATACTCGGTGTAAAAAAGAATCCCTCATCCCCACTATATACAACTTTGGGTGTTATTACCAAAGGTACTGTCATTGAAGTGAACGTGAGTGAGTTGGGCCTTGTGACACAAGGAGGCAAAGTTATTTGGG gaaaatatgCCCAGGTTACCAACAATCCTGAAAATGATGGATGCATAAATGCAGTCCTGCTGGTTTAA